In the genome of Acidobacteriota bacterium, one region contains:
- the rnc gene encoding ribonuclease III: MAVGGLGEVRIAVHPDEADEARRVIDSHRQAADAAALPLGDEFLPLERRLGYRFRDRGLLEHALTHRSRAHEDVTGGVADNESLEFLGDAVVGFLVADLLFREFPDFDEGQKSKVKASLVSTPALARVGEGLDLGGHLLLGRGEEKTGGRYKQALLADATEALVAALYLDGGIDVVRAFVERELGPLAARARQPGMLTALTGDYKSALQEFLQARDGPPPAYRLVAEAGPDHRKRFEVEVSSAGRVLGRADGSSKKEAEQAAAREALSVLGVDLT, translated from the coding sequence ATGGCGGTCGGTGGCCTCGGCGAGGTGCGGATCGCCGTCCACCCGGACGAAGCCGACGAGGCGCGCCGGGTCATCGACAGCCACCGGCAGGCGGCCGACGCCGCCGCCCTGCCACTCGGCGACGAGTTCCTGCCGCTCGAGCGGCGGCTCGGGTACCGATTCCGCGACCGCGGGCTGCTCGAACACGCGCTCACACACCGGTCGCGCGCGCACGAGGACGTCACGGGCGGCGTGGCCGACAACGAGTCGCTCGAGTTCCTCGGCGATGCGGTCGTCGGCTTCCTCGTCGCCGACCTGCTGTTCCGCGAGTTTCCCGACTTCGACGAAGGGCAGAAGTCGAAGGTCAAGGCGTCGCTCGTCTCGACGCCGGCGCTGGCCCGCGTGGGCGAGGGCCTCGATCTCGGTGGGCACCTGCTGCTCGGCCGCGGCGAGGAGAAGACGGGCGGGCGATACAAGCAGGCCCTGCTCGCCGACGCCACCGAGGCGCTGGTGGCCGCGCTGTACCTCGACGGCGGCATCGACGTGGTGCGCGCGTTCGTCGAGCGCGAGCTCGGTCCGCTGGCGGCCCGCGCGCGCCAGCCCGGCATGCTCACCGCGCTGACCGGCGACTACAAGTCGGCCCTGCAGGAGTTCCTTCAGGCGCGCGACGGGCCGCCGCCTGCCTACCGCCTCGTCGCGGAAGCGGGCCCGGACCACCGCAAGCGGTTCGAGGTCGAGGTGTCGTCGGCGGGCCGCGTGCTCGGCCGCGCGGACGGCTCGAGCAAGAAGGAAGCCGAGCAGGCCGCCGCGCGCGAGGCGCTGTCGGTGCTTGGCGTCGATCTCACCTGA